From the genome of Gracilinanus agilis isolate LMUSP501 chromosome 2, AgileGrace, whole genome shotgun sequence, one region includes:
- the LEAP2 gene encoding liver-expressed antimicrobial peptide 2 gives MGHLKLSALFIMCLLLLSQVASSPLPQQRSVQRRLRRMTPFWRGVSLRPIGASCRDDSECITRLCRKRRCSLNMIQE, from the exons ATGGGGCACCTTAAGCTCTCAGCCCTGTTCATCATGTGTCTGCTGCTCCTGAGCCAG GTGGCTTCATCTCCACTGCCTCAACAGAGATCAGTCCAGAGAAGACTAAGAAGGATGACTCCCTTCTGGAGAGGTGTTTCCCTCAGGCCCATAGGGGCATCCTGTCGTGATGACTCTGAATGTATCACAAGACTATGCAG GAAAAGACGTTGTTCACTCAATATGATCCAAGAATAA